In Corynebacterium sp. P4-C1, the sequence ACCTGAACAGGTTGGGCAAGCGGCAGCCGGAGGTGTACGGCACGACCACGTTGGCGGACATTGAGAGTCACCTGCGCTCGCGCGCCGAGGAGGCGGGCACGGACATTGCGTTCTTGCAGTCCAACCACGAGGGCGAGCTTATCGACGCCGTGCACGAGGCCGCCGACAATTCCTGGCCCGTGATCATCAACCCCGGCGGCTTCACCCACACCTCTGTG encodes:
- the aroQ gene encoding type II 3-dehydroquinate dehydratase, encoding MKILVLNGPNLNRLGKRQPEVYGTTTLADIESHLRSRAEEAGTDIAFLQSNHEGELIDAVHEAADNSWPVIINPGGFTHTSVALRDALVELQDGPGFIEVHISNVHAREPFRHHSYLSPIAAGVIAGLGTDGYDMALDYFLRRAK